Proteins from a genomic interval of Papaver somniferum cultivar HN1 chromosome 4, ASM357369v1, whole genome shotgun sequence:
- the LOC113272696 gene encoding probable calcium-binding protein CML45, translated as MERTLSPSLSLIPFLGFSYTIEFSIVFKFTTQNTAETSSNSANKLCNDNEIASKDASVNGERMVASDDNVGKLYVGDVEMRLNSVEFSNLFDEDEPSLTELKKAFDLFDQNKDGFIDERELQDVLFKLGFKEGHDIKECKRMIRVFDDNRDGRIDFNEFVKCMEKSFE; from the exons ATGGAGAGGACATTGTCACCTTCTTTATCACTAATTCCCTTCTTGGGTTTCTCTTATACTATAGAATTCTCAATTGTGTTCAAATTTACTACTCAAAA TACAGCTGAAACATCATCTAACAGCGCTAACAAGTTATGCAATGATAATGAGATTGCCTCGAAGGATGCATCTGTAAATGGGGAAAGGATGGTGGCAAGTGATGATAATGTTGGAAAACTATACGTGGGAGATGTGGAGATG AGATTGAATTCAGTCGAGTTTTCAAACTTGTTCGACGAGGATGAGCCAAGTTTGACGGAACTGAAGAAAGCTTTTGATTTGTTTGATCAAAATAAAGATGGGTTCATTGATGAAAGAGAATTGCAGGATGTTTTGTTTAAGTTAGGATTTAAGGAAGGACAtgatattaaggaatgcaagagAATGATAAGAGTATTTGATGATAATAGAGATGGTAGGATAGACTTTAATGAGTTTGTTAAGTGTATGGAAAAGAGCTTTGAATGA